A window from Onychostoma macrolepis isolate SWU-2019 chromosome 07, ASM1243209v1, whole genome shotgun sequence encodes these proteins:
- the LOC131544647 gene encoding secretory phospholipase A2 receptor-like: protein MDVETMITALLFLSLFGLNSSYRTHIFVDQKKNWKDAQEYCRKHYGDLSTITSQDIQTFCQNSEITDDFFYCGLQRDINNSGWMWSDGAPATIDEWDNNQGSQLGEDCAAIRKYTKKLHDYDCSGQLEFYCMMDLDLIQENKTWDEALDYCTERNTSLASINSSRIMALAVTMAKTAQMVNIWTGLRFLVDRWFWVNGGDLEYKAWSDEREVQCPAMNQRCGALDRDRKVWTPNNCQERLNFLCSKRRR from the coding sequence ATGGATGTGGAGACTATGATCACAGCACTCCTTTTTTTGAGTCTCTTCGGATTGAACTCCAGTTATAGAACACACATTTTTGTTGATCAAAAAAAGAATTGGAAAGATGCACAGGAGTACTGCAGAAAACACTACGGTGACCTGTCTACTATCACCAGTCAAGACATACAAACCTTCTGTCAAAACTCAGAAATCACTGATGATTTTTTCTATTGCGGGCTTCAGAGAGATATTAACAACTCAGGGTGGATGTGGTCTGATGGCGCACCTGCAACAATTGACGAATGGGATAACAATCAAGGATCTCAGCTGGGTGAAGACTGTGCGGCAATAagaaaatacactaaaaaactGCATGATTATGATTGCAGTGGACAATTAGAATTTTATTGTATGATGGACTTAGACCTGATCCAGGAGAACAAGACCTGGGATGAGGCTCTGGACTACTGCACAGAACGCAACACTAGCCTGGCTAGTATAAACTCCAGTAGAATTATGGCTCTAGCGGTGACAATGGCTAAAACAGCCCAGATGGTTAACATCTGGACTGGCTTACGCTTTCTGGTGGACCGTTGGTTCTGGGTGAATGGAGGTGATCTTGAATACAAGGCCTGGTCTGACGAGAGAGAGGTGCAGTGTCCTGCCATGAATCAGCGCTGTGGAGCTCTGGATAGAGACAGGAAGGTTTGGACCCCCAACAACTGTCAGGAGAGACTCAATTTTTTGTGTTCCAAAAGACGCAGATAA